AAATATATGCTATAAGGAATCGCTTTTATATAAATGTTTTATAACATTACGGTAATTCTCATGCGACGACATCCCCCATCCGCCTCTGATACAATAAGTCTTATGGATTATGGGCCATCTGCTGTGCAGTAATCAATGCTATCCGTTGAGCCGATGATGGGAAAGCAACTTTTCTTAAAGGATGCCCACTGTACAACTCGTAGCCAGGTAAAGCATCCCCATTGAAAACTACCCGTTCTACCCGGATAATTTGATCCGGAATATTGGCACCATACCACAAAGAATCGGATTTTTGTTTCCAGGTAACTTCATAAAGTACCGAGCCAGCGGGGTAAGCATTGCCGCTATTCAGTTTTGCATGTTGCATGGCCTCGTTATTTCCATATAAGGTAGACATACTGCCTTCTTTAGGATTAATAGAAAATGTTATCGGGATGAGCAATAAGGGGTTTTCCGGCAATTCATCTGCTGCCTGAACAGATGCTTTTTCATTTAAGTTGTCCCTATCCGGGGAAGTACAGCTAGCTAAAAACAAGGCTACCGCAACAGCGTATTTAATATATTTCATATTATCATTTTTATCTTGTGGTGGTATCAGATTTATTTATCTCCAGTTGTAAAGGCGCCGTAAAAACATAATCATTATCCTTTACGGGATTATGGCAGCTAATACACTCCTGAACAAAAACGGCGCGCTCTCCATAGGGTTTTAAATGATCCCCTTTCCATCGTGCCCATCCCCAGCCTTTGGTAGCAACATATTTTTTGGCGTCTTTTATCATAAATTCCACCTGGACAAAATCTCCGGCGGCAACAGTGCCATCAGGCTGGACTTGTTGCTTCCAGGCCGTTTTTGCAAAAATGGCTCCATCCGGCCAGGGATTGGTGTGGTGCTCTCTGATGGCTTTTACAGCGATGCTATTACCAAAAATAATACGCATGGTCCCATTGTCAAACCGATCTGTTGTACTGATAGCCTTCCAATCCCGGTAATCAGGTATGTAATTGATACCATTGGCGGTGGGCGCTACCTTCTTAGGATCCAATGCTGTTTTAGTGACAGGTGGATTAGCAGTGGCTTTATCACTGATAGGCAATGGTTCCTTCAAGGCCGTTCTCATGAGAGAAAGAGAAGTGACATAACTTTTCAATGTACTGATAGCCGCTTTATTTAATTTCGCATCCCGATGTATGGCGCTGTAAGCGGGCAGCGGCATCTCACCGGATAAGATCTTATTAAAAGCA
The Chitinophaga sp. MM2321 DNA segment above includes these coding regions:
- a CDS encoding cytochrome P460 family protein, which encodes MKKRVKIVVFLLIGIVLIQCWRPEKIESEPAKDLSDVPKEVSDILRNSCFDCHSNQTNLSWYDQLTPANFIVSGHIRDGRSVLNFSNWDSLKQPQRSALLYYAFNKILSGEMPLPAYSAIHRDAKLNKAAISTLKSYVTSLSLMRTALKEPLPISDKATANPPVTKTALDPKKVAPTANGINYIPDYRDWKAISTTDRFDNGTMRIIFGNSIAVKAIREHHTNPWPDGAIFAKTAWKQQVQPDGTVAAGDFVQVEFMIKDAKKYVATKGWGWARWKGDHLKPYGERAVFVQECISCHNPVKDNDYVFTAPLQLEINKSDTTTR